One Balaenoptera ricei isolate mBalRic1 chromosome 16, mBalRic1.hap2, whole genome shotgun sequence genomic window carries:
- the KAZALD1 gene encoding kazal-type serine protease inhibitor domain-containing protein 1 gives MPQPPAAALPLPVLLLLLLLLLVVRTPSPAGARPSLGPDYLRRGWLRLLAEGEGCAPCRPEECASPRGCLAGRVRDACGCCWECANLEGQLCDLDPSAHFYGRCGEQLECQLDAGGDLSRGEVPEPLCACRSQSPLCGSDGRTYAQICRLQEAARARPDANLTVAHPGPCESEPQIVSHPYDIWNVTGQDVIFGCEVFAYPMASIEWRKDGLDIQLPGDDPHISVQFRGGPQRFEVTGWLQIQAVRPSDEGIYRCLARNALGQVEAPASLTVLTLDQLNSTGIPQLSFLHLFPEKEAESEEAEDYY, from the exons ATGCCCCAGCCGCCCGCAGCTGCCTTGCCGCTGCccgtgctgctgctgctgctgctgctcctcCTGGTGGTGCGGACGCCGTCCCCGGCTGGCGCGCGGCCATCCCTAGGCCCCGATTACCTGCGGCGCGGCTGGCTACGGCTGCTGGCGGAGGGCGAGGGCTGCGCTCCCTGCCGGCCAGAAGAGTGCGCCTCGCCGCGGGGCTGCCTGGCCGGCCGGGTGCGCGACGCGTGCGGCTGCTGTTGGGAATGCGCCAATCTTGAGGGCCAGCTCTGCGACCTGGACCCCAGTGCCCACTTCTACGGGCGCTGCGGCGAGCAGCTTGAGTGCCAGTTGGACGCTGGTGGCGACCTGAGCCGCGGAGAGGTGCCCGAGCCGCTGTGTGCCTGCCGCTCGCAGAGCCCTCTCTGCGGTTCCGACGGCCGCACCTACGCTCAGATCTGCCGCCTGCAGGAGGCGGCCCGCGCTCGGCCGGACGCCAACCTCACCGTGGCGCACCCAGGGCCCTGCGAATCGG AGCCCCAGATTGTGTCACACCCATATGACATTTGGAACGTGACGGGGCAGGATGTGATCTTTGGCTGTGAAGTGTTTGCCTACCCCATGGCTTCCATCGAGTGGAGAAAGGACGGCTTGGACATTCAGCTGCCAGGGGATGACCCCCACATCTCTGTGCAG TTTAGGGGTGGACCCCAGAGGTTTGAGGTGACGGGCTGGCTGCAGATCCAGGCTGTGCGTCCTAGCGATGAGGGCATCTACCGCTGCCTGGCCCGCAATGCCCTCGGCCAGGTTGAGGCCCCAGCTAGCCTGACAGTGCTCACACTGG ACCAGCTGAACTCCACAGGCATCCCCCAGCTGTCATTCCTGCACCTGTTTCCTGAGAAGGAGGCTGAGAGTGAAGAGGCCGAGGATTACTACTAG